The following are from one region of the Phycisphaerae bacterium genome:
- a CDS encoding cation:proton antiporter — MLPMVLNVAGGILCVALVLTFTRLVLGPTLPDRVVALDQFAALVVGLIVVSSIQTGRAEILRAAIVLALISFLGTIAFARYAEKRGRP; from the coding sequence ATGCTGCCGATGGTGCTGAACGTCGCGGGCGGCATCCTGTGCGTTGCGCTGGTCCTGACGTTTACGCGGCTCGTGCTGGGGCCCACGCTGCCGGATCGCGTTGTCGCGCTCGACCAGTTCGCCGCACTCGTTGTCGGTCTGATCGTTGTGTCCTCCATCCAGACCGGTCGAGCAGAGATTCTGCGGGCAGCCATCGTGCTCGCATTGATCAGCTTTCTCGGGACTATCGCTTTTGCCCGATACGCCGAAAAGAGAGGACGTCCATGA
- a CDS encoding Na+/H+ antiporter subunit E, translating into MIAFIWIIMLSLMWAAMTEEFTLSNLLIGFVLAYVILLTSSAVVGSGGFITKFPRFIKLMLYFLKDLVISNLRVAYDILTPTYHMRPGIIAVPLDASTDLEITTLSNLITLTPGTLSLDISSDRKVLYIYTMFVEDRDAIVREIKNGMERRVLEVLR; encoded by the coding sequence ATGATCGCGTTCATCTGGATCATCATGCTTTCACTGATGTGGGCGGCGATGACCGAGGAATTCACGCTATCAAACCTGCTCATCGGCTTTGTCCTGGCGTATGTCATACTTCTGACATCGAGCGCTGTCGTCGGGAGCGGCGGATTCATTACGAAGTTTCCGCGGTTCATCAAATTGATGCTCTACTTCCTGAAGGACCTTGTCATTTCGAATCTTCGCGTCGCGTACGACATTCTCACGCCGACCTACCACATGAGACCCGGCATTATCGCCGTACCGCTCGATGCAAGCACAGATCTGGAGATCACCACCCTTTCCAACCTGATTACTCTCACGCCGGGCACCCTGAGCCTCGATATTTCCAGCGATCGGAAGGTGCTCTACATATACACCATGTTCGTCGAGGATCGCGACGCCATCGTGCGAGAAATCAAGAATGGCATGGAGCGGCGCGTCCTGGAGGTGCTCCGATGA
- a CDS encoding Na+/H+ antiporter subunit D: MNALLVMPIVIPMAGAAVSLLLRGRRALQCRIGIMTMTMLLITSIALIDRVWHEGILVTQIGKWPSPFGITIIADMFSAIMVVLASIIGLATAIYAASSVDSRRQSFGFYPLLSVLLMGICGAFLTGDLFNLYVWFEVMLIASFVLLVLGGERAQMEGSIKYVTLNLMSSAVFLAAVGIVYGLTGTLNMADLAEKLNSPLVGGVHTTVAMMFLIAFGIKAGLFPLFFWLPASYHTPPAAVSAVFAGLLTKVGVYALIRVFTLLFTHDVSHTHGIITVIAGLTMVTGVLGAASQYDFRRILSFHIISQIGYMIMGLGLYTHAAITGSIFYIIHHIIVKTNLFFVSGVANRLGGSYELKRLGGLYRQYPWLALLFMVPAMSLAGMPPLSGFFAKLALIRAGLEIEQYAIVTIALVVGVLTLFSMTKIWSEAFWKPAPVPSLDAARPRVEGIGILPHGTQIDDSAPNEKTASHECHNYVTPKPLMSRANWSMLLPIAVLALVTVSIGIGAELVLKVAARAADELLNPAGYVEAVLGARS; encoded by the coding sequence ATGAATGCACTTCTCGTCATGCCGATTGTGATTCCAATGGCCGGCGCGGCCGTCTCACTCCTGCTGCGCGGCCGAAGAGCGCTGCAATGCCGGATCGGCATCATGACGATGACCATGCTCCTGATCACGTCGATCGCGCTGATTGATCGCGTGTGGCACGAGGGAATTCTCGTAACCCAGATCGGCAAGTGGCCGTCGCCTTTCGGCATCACGATCATCGCCGATATGTTCAGCGCGATCATGGTCGTCCTGGCGTCGATCATCGGCCTTGCGACGGCGATTTATGCCGCATCGTCGGTCGATTCACGACGGCAATCATTCGGATTCTATCCCTTGCTTAGCGTGCTGCTGATGGGAATCTGCGGCGCTTTCCTGACCGGCGATCTATTCAATCTGTATGTCTGGTTCGAGGTGATGCTGATCGCGTCGTTTGTGCTGCTGGTGCTTGGCGGCGAACGCGCGCAGATGGAAGGCTCCATCAAGTACGTCACGCTGAACCTCATGTCATCGGCCGTTTTTCTTGCGGCCGTCGGCATCGTCTACGGCCTGACCGGCACATTGAACATGGCCGATCTGGCGGAAAAGCTGAACTCGCCTCTGGTTGGCGGGGTTCACACCACGGTTGCAATGATGTTCCTGATCGCGTTCGGCATCAAGGCGGGGTTGTTCCCGCTGTTTTTCTGGCTGCCTGCATCGTATCACACGCCGCCGGCCGCGGTCTCGGCGGTCTTTGCAGGATTGCTCACAAAGGTTGGAGTGTACGCGCTGATTCGAGTGTTCACGCTTCTGTTTACTCACGACGTGTCGCACACGCACGGCATCATCACGGTTATCGCCGGATTGACCATGGTCACCGGCGTCCTCGGCGCCGCATCCCAGTATGACTTCCGCCGCATTCTGTCGTTTCACATCATCAGCCAGATCGGCTACATGATCATGGGACTGGGGCTCTACACCCACGCGGCAATTACCGGTTCGATCTTCTATATCATTCATCACATCATCGTGAAGACAAACCTCTTCTTCGTCAGCGGTGTGGCAAATCGGCTCGGAGGCTCTTACGAACTCAAACGTCTCGGCGGGCTCTATCGTCAGTATCCCTGGCTCGCCCTGCTGTTCATGGTCCCGGCCATGTCGCTGGCCGGAATGCCGCCCCTTTCGGGCTTCTTCGCCAAGCTGGCGCTGATCCGGGCCGGTCTCGAGATAGAGCAATACGCTATCGTCACGATTGCACTGGTCGTCGGCGTGTTGACGCTTTTTTCCATGACCAAGATCTGGTCGGAGGCATTCTGGAAACCCGCCCCTGTTCCTTCGCTGGACGCCGCCCGACCCCGGGTTGAGGGCATCGGAATTCTCCCACATGGCACGCAAATTGACGATTCCGCGCCGAACGAAAAGACCGCATCGCATGAGTGCCATAATTACGTCACACCGAAGCCGCTGATGAGCCGTGCGAACTGGAGCATGCTCCTTCCAATAGCTGTCCTTGCATTGGTGACCGTGTCCATCGGAATTGGCGCGGAACTGGTATTGAAGGTGGCTGCTCGCGCGGCGGATGAGCTGTTGAATCCCGCAGGCTATGTCGAAGCGGTATTGGGGGCCCGATCATGA
- a CDS encoding Na+/H+ antiporter subunit C yields MSLILAIVVGSLYATGLYLMARRSIVKLIIGLSLLGHASNLLIFTAGGVSTDGPPLVKRGMETLNPPYADPLPQALILTAIVIGFGVLAFALVMIHRTHEAVGTDDLDLMKSTDV; encoded by the coding sequence ATGAGTCTCATTCTGGCCATTGTGGTCGGCAGCCTTTATGCAACCGGACTGTATCTGATGGCTCGGCGAAGCATCGTGAAGCTCATCATCGGCTTGTCGCTGCTGGGCCATGCGAGCAACCTGTTGATCTTCACAGCCGGCGGTGTTTCGACCGACGGTCCGCCACTCGTTAAACGTGGCATGGAAACCCTCAATCCGCCCTACGCCGATCCGTTGCCGCAGGCGCTGATTCTGACTGCCATCGTCATCGGATTCGGCGTTCTGGCATTTGCCCTTGTCATGATTCACCGGACTCACGAAGCCGTCGGAACCGACGACCTGGATCTCATGAAATCGACCGACGTATGA
- a CDS encoding Na+/H+ antiporter subunit B, with translation MKSTILITASRILHPLLLMFAVFLLLRGHNEPGGGFAGGLVAASAYVLHAMANGAASARRALRVSPHVLVGAGLLAALAAGLFSLFVGEPFLTGAWANLRMPGSTEWSVGTPLLFDAGVFLVVVGITMLIILSMAEN, from the coding sequence ATGAAATCAACGATTCTGATTACGGCATCACGAATTCTTCACCCGTTGTTGCTCATGTTTGCGGTGTTTCTGCTGCTTCGCGGGCACAACGAACCGGGGGGCGGATTTGCCGGAGGGCTGGTCGCGGCATCCGCCTACGTCCTGCACGCGATGGCGAATGGTGCGGCCTCGGCACGCCGGGCGCTTCGCGTGTCGCCGCATGTGCTGGTCGGAGCCGGACTGCTCGCGGCACTGGCGGCAGGGCTTTTCAGCCTGTTTGTTGGCGAGCCGTTTCTAACCGGAGCATGGGCGAATCTCCGGATGCCGGGATCGACCGAATGGAGCGTCGGAACGCCGCTGCTGTTCGATGCGGGCGTCTTTCTCGTCGTGGTCGGCATCACCATGCTGATCATTCTTAGCATGGCGGAGAACTGA
- a CDS encoding putative monovalent cation/H+ antiporter subunit A produces the protein MTLTAAILLVLALAASAPILHRVLGRATHWLLAAAAGYVAARLGMRFSDAAAGVEIIESYTWVESMGLTFSLRADGLGLMLAVLVSGIGSLILIYAGDYLRGRAELGLFYSYLLLFMASMLGVALADNAILLFICWELTSLSSYLLIGFDHERPSARSAALQALLVTGIGGLALLVGLLFLGHVCGNYELSAMVERSATVRAHGLYVPILVLVVIGAATKSAQFPFHFWLPSAMEAPSPVSAYLHSATMVKAGVFLLARMTPILGGTASWQTTLTLIGGATMLIGAAFSLSSAGLKRILAYSTVSTLGILTMLIGIGTPAAIMAAVVYLIAHAFYKGALFMLAGVISHATGEYDADRLGGLGRAMPMSAAVGALAGLSMAGIPPMFGFVGKELLYEAGMDASPWWIVVTAAFLATHMVLFVVPLRVGLRPFFGNGRSFVNRPHEGALGMWLGPLILAVGGAAGGIFVTVIGERVVYPTVGAIIGMEQSRALPALKLWHGLTPALALSAATLIGGMILFSRRTAIVHALSRLSRFEQFGPSAAYERMLTGINHIATMQTRVIQSGHLRRYLLIILTTAVALIGLNLDSSFDMLQAVDFSNVQPQFVVVCVLILLGALSAVRSRTRLGAVASLGAVGYGVALIFAYFGAPDLAMTQFLIETLIVILFVLVLYHLPAFSIYSSRASRSFDATIAIAFGGLMSWLTLSAATIESHSRISDYFAEHSVSDAHGRNVVNVILVDFRAIDTLGEITVLAVAAVGVYALLRIRRRREEAGG, from the coding sequence ATGACCCTCACAGCAGCGATTCTTCTTGTTCTGGCCCTTGCGGCGAGCGCGCCGATCCTGCATCGCGTGCTCGGCCGCGCGACGCACTGGCTGCTCGCGGCGGCGGCGGGCTATGTCGCGGCGCGCCTGGGCATGCGATTCAGCGATGCGGCCGCAGGGGTCGAAATTATCGAATCATACACGTGGGTCGAATCGATGGGCCTGACGTTTTCGCTCCGCGCCGATGGGCTGGGTTTGATGCTCGCCGTCCTCGTGTCCGGCATCGGCTCACTGATCCTTATATACGCCGGCGACTACCTCCGAGGACGCGCAGAACTGGGGCTTTTCTACTCGTACTTGTTGCTGTTCATGGCGTCGATGCTTGGGGTGGCGCTGGCGGACAATGCCATCCTGCTGTTCATCTGCTGGGAACTGACGAGCCTGAGTTCCTATCTTCTAATAGGTTTCGATCACGAGCGACCGTCGGCAAGGAGCGCGGCGCTCCAGGCGCTGCTGGTGACGGGAATCGGGGGTCTTGCGCTACTGGTGGGACTGCTCTTTCTCGGGCACGTCTGCGGCAACTACGAGCTCTCCGCGATGGTTGAACGATCCGCAACCGTCCGGGCCCACGGGCTGTATGTGCCGATCCTGGTTCTCGTGGTGATCGGAGCGGCAACCAAGTCGGCCCAGTTTCCATTTCATTTCTGGCTGCCCAGCGCCATGGAAGCGCCGTCACCGGTCAGCGCCTATCTGCACTCCGCGACAATGGTGAAGGCAGGCGTCTTCCTCCTGGCACGCATGACGCCGATTCTCGGTGGCACGGCATCGTGGCAGACAACGCTGACGCTGATCGGCGGTGCGACGATGCTGATCGGTGCGGCATTCTCGCTGTCGAGCGCGGGGCTTAAGCGAATCCTCGCGTACTCCACGGTCAGCACGCTCGGAATTCTGACGATGCTCATTGGAATCGGCACGCCGGCCGCGATCATGGCCGCGGTTGTTTATCTCATCGCGCACGCGTTTTATAAGGGCGCGCTTTTCATGCTGGCCGGCGTGATTTCGCATGCAACCGGTGAATATGACGCGGATCGCCTCGGCGGCCTCGGAAGAGCCATGCCGATGAGTGCCGCAGTTGGGGCACTTGCCGGCCTTTCCATGGCGGGCATTCCGCCGATGTTCGGATTCGTCGGGAAAGAGTTGCTTTACGAAGCGGGCATGGACGCTTCGCCTTGGTGGATTGTCGTGACGGCGGCATTCCTGGCGACGCATATGGTGCTGTTCGTCGTGCCGCTGCGCGTCGGGCTGCGGCCTTTTTTCGGCAATGGTCGGTCTTTCGTGAATCGTCCGCATGAAGGGGCACTCGGGATGTGGCTGGGCCCGCTGATTCTAGCGGTTGGCGGCGCTGCCGGCGGCATCTTCGTGACGGTGATCGGCGAGCGGGTGGTTTACCCGACGGTGGGCGCGATCATCGGCATGGAACAGAGCCGCGCGCTGCCCGCACTCAAGCTGTGGCATGGCCTGACGCCGGCACTGGCACTGAGCGCCGCTACGCTGATCGGCGGCATGATCCTGTTCTCGAGGCGGACTGCAATCGTTCACGCGCTGTCCCGATTGAGCAGGTTCGAACAATTCGGGCCGAGCGCCGCATATGAACGGATGCTTACCGGAATCAACCACATCGCCACGATGCAGACCCGCGTGATTCAAAGCGGGCACCTGCGGCGCTATCTGCTCATCATCCTGACGACGGCAGTCGCACTGATCGGACTGAATCTCGATTCGAGCTTTGACATGTTACAGGCAGTTGACTTCTCCAATGTTCAGCCGCAGTTTGTCGTTGTCTGCGTTTTGATTCTGCTCGGCGCGCTGTCGGCCGTCCGGTCGAGGACGCGGCTGGGCGCGGTGGCATCGCTCGGAGCAGTCGGTTATGGCGTTGCCCTGATCTTTGCCTATTTTGGCGCGCCGGATCTGGCCATGACGCAGTTCCTCATTGAGACGCTGATCGTCATTCTCTTCGTGCTTGTGCTTTATCACCTGCCTGCGTTCTCAATTTACTCCAGTCGCGCCTCGCGCTCCTTTGATGCCACCATCGCGATTGCATTCGGCGGGCTGATGTCATGGCTCACTTTGTCGGCCGCGACGATCGAATCTCATTCGCGAATTTCGGACTACTTCGCCGAACACAGCGTGTCCGACGCACACGGACGGAACGTGGTGAACGTCATCCTTGTTGATTTCCGGGCGATTGACACGCTTGGTGAAATCACGGTGCTTGCCGTGGCGGCGGTCGGCGTGTACGCCCTGCTGCGCATCCGGCGAAGACGAGAGGAAGCCGGCGGATGA
- a CDS encoding tyrosine phenol-lyase, whose translation MATQSRSWAEPYKIKMVEHLRVTTREERERAIQEAGYNTFLLKSDDVYIDLLTDSGTSAMSDRQWAGLMCGDEAYAGSKNFYHLEETVRRYYGYKHVIPTHQGRGAENLISRLLIKPGDVIPGNMYFTTTKLHQELAGGTFVDVVIDEAHQPENEHPFKGNVDLGKLLRVIEEHGAGRIPYFALGTNVNMAGGQPISLKNLRETCELCHKHGIKVIHDATRAVENCYFIKQRESGYADRTLAEILLEICSHTDGCTMSAKKDALVNIGGFLCVNDDELADAARNLCVVYEGLHTYGGLAGRDMEAIAIGIRESVEYDHMHARIGQVEYLGRRLIDAGVPIVHPIGGHGIFLDAIGFLPHIPREQFPAQSLAAALYVDSGVRAMERGAVSAGRDKATGKNIYPKLELVRLTIPRRVYTQAHMDVTAESVIAVYETRERIRGLRITYEPKHLRFFQARFEPVG comes from the coding sequence ATGGCAACTCAAAGTCGTTCGTGGGCGGAGCCTTACAAGATCAAGATGGTTGAGCACCTTCGTGTCACGACGCGCGAAGAACGCGAACGAGCGATTCAGGAGGCGGGCTACAATACGTTCCTGCTCAAGAGCGACGATGTGTACATCGATCTGCTCACGGATTCCGGCACGTCCGCAATGAGTGACAGGCAATGGGCGGGCCTCATGTGCGGCGACGAAGCCTACGCCGGATCGAAGAACTTCTATCATCTGGAAGAAACCGTTCGGCGCTACTATGGCTACAAGCACGTCATCCCGACGCACCAGGGCCGCGGCGCCGAAAATCTGATCAGCCGGCTGCTGATCAAACCGGGCGACGTGATTCCCGGCAATATGTATTTCACCACCACGAAGCTGCACCAGGAACTGGCGGGCGGCACTTTCGTTGACGTCGTCATCGACGAGGCCCACCAGCCGGAGAATGAACATCCCTTCAAGGGCAATGTGGACCTGGGCAAGCTTCTTCGCGTGATTGAAGAGCACGGCGCGGGGCGCATTCCCTACTTCGCGCTGGGAACCAATGTCAACATGGCCGGCGGCCAGCCCATCTCGCTGAAAAACCTTCGCGAGACCTGCGAGCTATGCCACAAGCACGGCATCAAGGTGATTCATGACGCCACGCGCGCCGTGGAGAATTGCTATTTCATCAAGCAGCGTGAATCGGGATACGCCGACAGAACGCTTGCCGAAATCCTGTTGGAAATCTGCTCGCATACCGACGGCTGCACCATGTCCGCGAAGAAAGACGCCCTCGTCAATATCGGCGGGTTCCTCTGCGTGAACGATGATGAACTGGCCGACGCCGCACGGAACCTCTGCGTTGTTTATGAGGGGCTTCACACCTATGGCGGCCTGGCCGGACGAGACATGGAGGCCATCGCAATCGGCATTCGCGAATCCGTCGAATACGACCACATGCACGCCCGAATCGGGCAGGTGGAGTATCTGGGACGCCGCCTGATTGATGCCGGCGTGCCGATCGTCCATCCGATCGGCGGCCACGGCATTTTCCTGGACGCCATCGGGTTCCTTCCGCACATTCCGCGCGAGCAGTTTCCGGCGCAGTCACTGGCCGCGGCGCTCTATGTCGATTCCGGCGTGCGGGCCATGGAGCGCGGAGCGGTCTCCGCCGGCCGCGACAAGGCGACCGGCAAGAACATTTATCCGAAGCTGGAACTGGTGCGGCTGACGATTCCGCGACGGGTCTACACGCAGGCGCACATGGATGTCACCGCCGAGTCGGTCATCGCGGTGTATGAAACTCGCGAGCGGATCAGGGGACTGCGCATCACCTACGAGCCGAAGCATCTTCGCTTCTTCCAGGCACGTTTCGAACCGGTTGGCTGA
- the cas2e gene encoding type I-E CRISPR-associated endoribonuclease Cas2, translated as MMVLILHKVRPGFRGRLTRWLVQPRTNVYVGHPSARIRERLWKKVEEEIDLKGGSAILIHPDACEQGYRIVTYGRTPRIMRDFDGLILPKTPKSA; from the coding sequence ATGATGGTTCTCATTCTGCACAAGGTGCGCCCGGGCTTTCGCGGGCGTTTGACGCGCTGGCTGGTCCAGCCGCGGACCAACGTGTATGTCGGTCATCCGTCGGCGCGAATCCGGGAGCGGCTCTGGAAAAAGGTCGAGGAGGAGATTGACCTGAAGGGCGGCTCGGCGATTCTGATCCACCCGGACGCCTGCGAACAGGGATATCGGATCGTGACGTATGGCAGGACGCCGCGAATCATGCGAGACTTTGACGGCCTGATTCTTCCCAAAACGCCGAAATCAGCGTAA
- the cas1e gene encoding type I-E CRISPR-associated endonuclease Cas1, producing the protein MRTNLHDIGRFDDRLSFLYVDRAVIRHSENAIAIHEFDGVTDVPVSSLALLMLGPGTSITHEAIKSLADNNCLTVWAGELGIRYYAAGCGGARHSRNLLRQARLAADERTRLQVVIRMYCSRFADDAIDPDITLQQLRGKEGIRVRQAYAEASKATGIPWEGRTYKREDWYAGNTVNRALSAANACLYGLVHAAILSAGYSPAIGFIHTGKQLSFVYDVADLYKAELTIPLAFELAAAQPEDLERAVREEARRRFHGAKLLQRILPDIRKCLKVEDDESDEFVEDPARPAELWTPLAGGDVPIRLILSSGDGPSGAEGGDAA; encoded by the coding sequence ATGCGGACCAATCTTCACGACATCGGGCGCTTTGACGACCGCCTCTCGTTCCTCTACGTCGATCGCGCCGTCATCAGGCACAGCGAGAACGCCATCGCCATTCACGAGTTCGATGGTGTCACCGATGTACCGGTCTCTTCCCTCGCCCTGCTCATGCTCGGGCCCGGCACCAGCATCACCCATGAGGCGATTAAATCCCTCGCCGACAACAACTGCCTCACCGTCTGGGCCGGTGAGCTCGGTATCCGATACTACGCCGCCGGCTGCGGCGGCGCCCGTCACAGCCGCAACCTGCTGCGCCAGGCGCGGCTTGCGGCCGACGAGCGGACGCGCCTTCAGGTCGTCATTCGCATGTACTGTTCCCGGTTCGCCGACGACGCGATCGATCCCGATATCACCCTGCAACAGCTTCGCGGCAAGGAGGGAATTCGCGTGCGTCAGGCCTACGCCGAGGCCTCGAAGGCGACCGGCATCCCATGGGAAGGCCGCACATACAAGCGTGAGGACTGGTACGCGGGAAATACCGTCAACCGCGCCCTTTCGGCGGCCAACGCCTGCCTGTACGGCCTTGTCCATGCCGCGATCCTGTCAGCGGGATATTCCCCGGCGATCGGCTTCATCCACACCGGCAAGCAGCTTTCGTTCGTCTACGACGTGGCAGACCTGTACAAGGCGGAATTGACGATTCCCCTCGCGTTCGAACTGGCCGCGGCGCAACCGGAGGATCTCGAGCGCGCGGTGCGCGAGGAAGCGCGGCGGCGGTTCCACGGAGCGAAACTGCTTCAGCGGATCCTCCCCGACATTCGAAAATGCCTGAAAGTCGAGGACGACGAATCGGACGAATTCGTCGAGGATCCCGCCCGGCCGGCCGAGCTCTGGACCCCCTTGGCGGGTGGCGACGTGCCGATCAGGCTGATTCTCTCGTCCGGCGACGGGCCATCGGGCGCGGAAGGAGGCGATGCGGCATGA
- the cas5e gene encoding type I-E CRISPR-associated protein Cas5/CasD produces MTTTRIESGETSSLYLRLEGPMQSWGSRAIGRVRRTEAFPTKSGVIGLLGAALGLTRRSLNSRLVAFNALTMAVRIDRAGRCDEDYQTVGAGIGILSADGKIKRTGSTGEVEAIISPREFLFDASFLVVLQGEPQLIRNLAEALRSPIWPLYLGRKRCVPSEPIYAGVRDDLDLPTAIKQDGPEDRASLPLDVGEEVRVVCDLLDVDTFSKMFGDQTTTSPSDFARAKVYLSDRIERVDPPVHTGRVALDFMIPRPDSKLERPDLTCPYYGAPPTPIEMSGMVKAKKAARDKAGPKGVGRCIFCHFVPNHPKNLHAHHITYRRHGRETVTEDHRSTERDDLVMLCNECHAAVTMIEYQRGYGIDRVDPRNPMWQHRIFAAREQLRRNSPISVQPVGAHTTECELIESTIPLLAGDAYDADSPGNRWIANRQHVHQRLSMAFPEVGNELAARGYGVERDKGSFSFRIQRGTVVSLLVRSHIRPDWFRAFNKSDWLVANRLPPPRPMTLAQYVSGSEWNFELEANPVKRLRTDGPEGRKGQRVGLRGTENLETWLKNRAVESGFALIDGTLTILPIGRIIGKPKRGGVRQWDGVEFAGRLRVTEAERFVRTLAAGIGPAKAFGFGLLSIAPL; encoded by the coding sequence ATGACGACGACACGCATCGAAAGTGGCGAGACTTCCTCGCTTTACTTGCGTCTGGAGGGCCCGATGCAAAGTTGGGGCAGTCGAGCAATCGGACGCGTCCGGCGCACCGAAGCGTTTCCAACAAAATCTGGCGTCATAGGCTTGCTTGGGGCAGCCTTGGGATTGACTCGCCGGAGCCTGAATTCTCGTTTGGTTGCGTTCAATGCCCTGACAATGGCGGTCCGCATTGATCGCGCGGGTCGCTGCGACGAGGATTACCAGACGGTGGGAGCAGGCATCGGCATCTTGTCGGCGGACGGTAAAATAAAACGTACGGGCAGTACTGGCGAAGTCGAGGCGATCATCTCGCCCCGCGAGTTTCTATTCGACGCCAGTTTTCTAGTAGTGTTGCAGGGCGAACCCCAGCTGATTCGCAATCTGGCGGAAGCCCTGCGCTCTCCGATCTGGCCGCTATATCTGGGTCGCAAGCGCTGCGTGCCCTCCGAACCAATTTACGCGGGAGTGCGTGACGACTTGGACCTGCCAACTGCGATCAAGCAGGACGGGCCCGAGGATAGGGCTTCACTTCCCCTGGATGTCGGTGAGGAAGTGCGCGTAGTCTGCGATCTTCTCGATGTGGACACCTTCAGTAAAATGTTTGGCGATCAAACAACCACATCGCCAAGCGACTTTGCGCGCGCAAAGGTGTACCTATCTGACCGTATCGAGCGAGTCGATCCGCCGGTTCACACGGGTCGAGTCGCCCTCGACTTCATGATTCCCAGACCCGATAGTAAATTGGAGCGGCCTGATCTGACTTGTCCCTACTACGGTGCGCCTCCCACCCCAATCGAAATGTCCGGCATGGTCAAGGCGAAGAAGGCTGCCCGCGACAAAGCGGGGCCCAAGGGGGTCGGACGCTGCATCTTCTGCCACTTCGTTCCAAATCACCCGAAAAATCTGCACGCCCACCACATCACCTATCGGCGACACGGCCGTGAGACCGTAACCGAGGATCACCGCAGCACAGAGAGGGATGATCTGGTCATGCTCTGCAATGAATGCCATGCTGCGGTCACAATGATCGAGTACCAGCGCGGATACGGCATTGATCGTGTCGATCCTCGCAATCCGATGTGGCAACATCGCATTTTCGCGGCCCGCGAACAACTGCGTCGAAACTCTCCGATCAGTGTGCAGCCAGTTGGGGCGCATACGACGGAATGTGAATTGATCGAGTCGACGATTCCATTGTTGGCTGGCGACGCCTATGATGCCGATTCCCCCGGAAACCGATGGATCGCCAATCGGCAACACGTTCATCAGCGGTTGTCGATGGCATTTCCTGAGGTGGGAAACGAGCTTGCCGCAAGGGGCTATGGTGTCGAGCGGGACAAGGGAAGTTTTTCATTCCGCATACAACGAGGAACGGTTGTCAGCTTGTTGGTTCGCAGCCACATTCGACCCGACTGGTTTCGCGCATTTAACAAGTCTGATTGGCTCGTCGCCAACCGCCTTCCACCGCCCCGTCCAATGACGCTCGCCCAATATGTGTCTGGTAGCGAGTGGAACTTTGAACTGGAAGCGAATCCCGTAAAGCGGCTCCGCACGGACGGTCCAGAAGGTCGCAAGGGGCAGCGCGTGGGCCTTCGCGGTACCGAGAATTTGGAAACATGGTTGAAGAATCGCGCTGTCGAATCGGGCTTTGCCCTCATCGACGGCACCCTAACCATCCTTCCAATAGGACGGATTATTGGCAAACCGAAGCGCGGCGGCGTCCGCCAGTGGGATGGCGTCGAATTTGCTGGTCGGTTGCGGGTGACGGAAGCGGAGAGGTTCGTCAGGACACTGGCTGCTGGCATCGGCCCTGCCAAGGCCTTCGGCTTCGGCCTTCTCTCCATCGCCCCCCTCTAG